The Nicotiana tabacum cultivar K326 chromosome 1, ASM71507v2, whole genome shotgun sequence genome segment gaggcttgatttttggccgtggaatcgaggtaagtgtttggtctaaccttagcttgagggaataggtgttgtgtcttatttgctacgtgttattGTTGAGTAAGACGTATAGGTGTGgggacgagtatctatacgttggtgtcgagcatgcaagtgagtcttatactgtgactattgtgactcttattatgtatgttcatgtttaaattgatgattatccatgttggACAAGTCGTATGATATTTTCTTGGTATTTgatcattgttgagtattgactcaagttgagacttattttgtgaagttgactgttgaaacgagattggATATAGCCGATTTCCTTGTCGGGATGtaattgtttctattgtttgggtgaggaagagtgtaaagcacgaagggtgatgccgtgcacgatattgtgagaaagtgttaatgcacgaagggtgatgtcgtgccatattcagtgagtgttaatgcacgaaaggtgatgtcatgccatatttttgtgagtgttaatgcacgaagagtgatgtcgtgccatgctTATGAGagagtaaatgcacgaagggtgatgccatgtcgtttctgttgatttctatggtgaggacgagagtaaaagcacgaagggtgatgtcgtgcacttgatACTGTGCTATCATTTTTGTTGGTTCAAAGTTGATATTTACCTTGCTTTTCTACTTTATTACTGTCAGAATTTgatattcccctcagcatgtttccctTTCCCGTCTTTATCTGTTCAATTCTGTTATTATTGttttctcgtatatgatttaactacaggtttatatggttgtcgtgtcctagcctcgtcactactttgccgagattaggctcgacacttactagtacatggggacggttgtactgatactgcactctgcacttcctgtgcagatttcggtGACGAACCTCGTGAGTAGAGTTTGGGTGGCTGAATTCAGTCcacaggagacccgaggtagatctgctggcgttcgcagaccctggagtccccttccatATGTTTTAGATTTCCCGTCTCTTTTCATTTTgagaacagttgtatttcttttaaatCAATGTTTGTAGAATTCCGTAGATGTTCGTGAAATTGTGACACTAGATCATTGGGTAACCTTGTTTTAGAACTTTGAGCTGTTATAAAACTTCTGCACTTTATATCTGCTTAGCTTTATTTACTAATTAATACTGTTTGGGTTAATAATAAATGAGTTAGAATGTAtctgttagcttgcctagctttcacgagtaggcgccatcacgatcccaatGGTGGGAAATCCGAGTCGTGACATGTATTTACTTAACTACATGCCTATTTATTCTGAAACTGTTGTATTGTTTCTATTTTTATACTAGAGGGTAATGAGGGAGGTTAAAAAGCATGCACACTAAGAAAGGCGCTTGATCGCGAGAGATGTTGCTCTTAGAGTTTGGAGAGAAAGAACAATTTGTTGCTGTGGAAGATGGTGTAAGAAAAGTCAAGGTAGGCTTATTTATAGAGAAATTTTTTTCAGGAAATGATATTGTTTATTAAGAATACTCATCCTTAGTATAGCTGGAAAAATTGTTTGAGATTGTTGACAAGTCGAAAGGAAATATGTTGTTGAAGAAGATTCTGAATTTATGAACTATCGAGAATATGATGGAATGAATGAGTTCTTCAAGCCTCAGTCTGATGCAAATGTTGTTGATGATGGACTGCATAAAGTCCCGGATGAAAATATTGGAAGTGAGCAAGTGCAAGGTAAAGAGCAAGTTCAAGGGGAAGGTTTTAGTGTTGATAGATTGAGCAAAGATGCTCGATATGATAAAAAGTTATTAACTCAGAATGTTGGAATCGAGAAAGATGCAGATGGTGAAGCTAATGGTACGGAAGAACATGCATCGAATGCAGATGTATGTACTCGTATTGCAACGAGCAATTTATTTATGGAAGCATTTGTTGTTTGTCAAGAAATTTTAGGTGGAGATACACAGAAAGTTGTCACTACATGTATAAATGTGTTCTATCTTATTATATATCATTACCTGTAAGTTTTGAGTCATTGATTTCTTCTCTATCAATATGCAATGGAAGTCGAAAACAGTGGCGCTTCAATTGATAAGAGTCAAAAATTGATGTTGCACTGCATGAAGCTAGAGTCGAAAAAATCCTTCTGCAAAATACTCCAAAGCTCCCGAGCGATGCTGCACCATTGAATGAAGCTGAAGCTGCTGAGATAGAGAAAGGTATGCAGTCCAATGATAGCACAGAGGAAGGCAAACATCAAGGTATTCTACACATCACGAACGTATTACATTTGATCCAAGTTGTTATTTTCAGTTTGAAATTTTAcatacttcttttcttttttgcctTTTTTCATGATTATTCAGAAAGACTTCATGCAGCCGAAAAAGAAATTCGTGAGCTCATTCGGCTATATGAGAAAGGAGAAATACATCTTTTTACACATGTTGGCTCATAGACATATGTGAAGTTGCTTTATAGTATTTTCAAATTTTAGTCagtattattcaatattttttcctttttttacaaTGAAGATGCAGTGATATCTGAAGGGAATGCAAGCAGATCTATTGGTATGCAAATGCCCATTTGCATCACAACACTTAGACCAGGTAGTTGTTTCCTGCAATGCGATCACAAGGTGTTATTGACGAATGTGTGTTTGTAATAGttgtatttatgtatatattttccttatttttcataTCTCATCTCATGGACCACAACTTCTACCAAATCCTAAAAGAAGGAAGCCATCCAGTTCTCCTAAAGTTTTGCTTGACAACAATGATATCCCCAACTTCAATCCATCTTCATTTTCGTTTGGTAGTATACAAGATACTATTTCAGAAGGCAAttctgatgttgttgttgttggtgaagTGAGACAAGAAGATTATAAACAGCAGGGACTTGGAGAAGGATCTATTCCAATGGCTGTGGATTTTGCAGCTCATGTAACCATGACAGTTAGTTGAGACTGGGCAACAGGAGCAGCAAGCAAAAGGAAACTCAACTAAAGTAGGGAAAAGGAATCGCATGGCTAGTATTTAGTTGAAATCTCCTTATGTGATTCTTAAATAAAGGGTAAGTGGACAAGATTGGAAAGTAGAAAAGATTACTCATTTAGGCTGAAGTTTCTTATCAATCTATATCAGCCTGAAACAACTTCACGCTATATAAGCATGAAGTTTAGCTTATGTAGGTTTGAAGCATCATACTTTTTAGGCTGAAGTTTTCTAGAAAACACCACcagttattttttaaatttccataGTCTGAAGTTATCTTTATATATACCTGAAGTTCGCTTTCTATATCTTTAAAACTTCAGACTTTTTAGGTTTAAGTTTCCTGGAAACACTTCTTTCAAGATTCCGACAATTTTAATATATtaaatgtgaagttttcaaaAGTTTTTGAAGATCTCTAAGTGAAGATAATTAAATATGATTTGTAAATGAGTGTAAGTAGATAAATATTAAAACTTTCTATAGGCGTGAATTGAAATCAGATTTTGTTTTTGAAGTTCAACAGTTAAAAAGCAGtacaaattatgaaaataattgcAGAAATATGTATCATGAAGCTCAATTAGTTGTAGAAACTAATGGGAAATCTAAAGTACTTAATGAAAGCTCGATGAATTGCAGAAACATGTGTAGGAAAGGTACTCACAATGTAGCTGTAATTTCGAATTCGAAGTTTCTGATGAATCTAGTTCAAGTTTCTGGTTTTGTGATGAAGTTGTTGCAATGAAAAACTTGAGAACTTTGACGAGGGATGGAGGAGATTTTTGACGAGTGAGGTAGCAGATCACGCGATCAATGCCTTATTCAGGTTTTATATCGTTGGTCAGGGGTATTATTGTaatattattacttattttttaGCAACTGGCTACCAGTtcaataatttgtaaaaatagggTACAGGTTAAAAGGTGTTACAAATATAGGGTATGGCTGCAAATCCCCGATATTACCTCTTTTACGATAATATAAGATAAGTTGCCTGAGGGTGCCATATTTAGTTGATTGCAAGAACTGTTGAATCAACAATCGAAAGCATAAGTGTAAGCACAAAGCATATGAGAAGAATCAATGACGGATAGTAACTAATATGAGTGATAATCCCGTCCAACAATTTTATGTGTCTCGGAGTTATCTTAAAAAAAAGTTGACACTTCCAAATAATCTTCTACAATAAAGGTTTTAAAAGCAACAAAAGGGGTCAGCATCTTTAAGCATATCTCAGACTTCATCAGAACCGGGGAAAAGGTCGGACTTCAGAGTTTGTGAATTGAGTGTCACTATCACACCACCCTATATCGTACTTCCAGTTTCAACAAAAAGAAGATAGAGCTAACGCAAGCAAGATGATTTGTCAGATTCTCTTactgaaaaaaaaatcaattaacttTACCTCTTTATTTGCTTGTTAGAACTCCATAAAGTGGCTGATATGCATACCTTTGTCAAATGGCAGGTTCATTGCTTATTTGATCACATCATTGATTTTGCCTTACATTAACCAAACAGGAACGTAATAACCATCATTGCGTTACCAACACGCTCCCTGCATGTGTCAAAACTAGTTAAGAGAACCTCAGAAAACAAACTTTGTTTTAATATTGGAGCTAAGTTCTATTTTGAGATTACTCATCTAAAAGAAAGTTTTATTGAAAGACTATTAATTGGTTTAAATACTGTGCTAGTGTTATAAGGAATCAAAAAGCAAAATGCATCTAAAGGGTCCAAGAAGGAAAACACAGAGCAGATACAAGCACTCCTTTTCCACTTTGTTTGTCACATTTCGATTGGGTAAAAAAGAGCAGAGTATATAATTGACTTGAAGTGTTTCATAGTTCATAGGCAGACTGGGTAGAAACTCTTCTACCAAAAAGAGACCGACCAAAGATGACCGAGGAAAGTATtcggttttattttatattttgatagttGAGCAAAGTATATACTTTTTTTGGCAAAAGAgtaatttcaaaaaaaaacataGTTTTAAAGAACATAACTCATAGCTTTAAGGATTATAAAACTGCAGCTCTTTTAATTAGTTAAAGACATAATCTGAGAAAAGCACCAAATCAGCCCAAACTGTACACTGTTAGGCACACACAAAAACCCCCAGAACATGCAAAATAACAAGACTCAGATCACCACCAATCTCCACCCAATCAAGTACAGAAGTATACCTAGGATTACTTTTCTACAAATTTGAAGCTTTATAAAAATAGATGTGGATCCCAAATAGAATTTAAGTCTATTTCAGTTAAAAGGTAATGAGTAGTAAGAGAAAGTTATTTGCCACGTAGGAATCGATATCAGCTAGGCATGTTTGAAGAactaaaaataattaagaaaatatcaAGAGGGACTAACAAAGTGTAAATTTCACGACTAACACAAAAGGCCGACAAAAATAAATGAAAGGTTGAAGGAAAAGTGGCAATGCATGTATATTAACTTTCTACATAAATTCTGCAAACTCACTTTCTAATTTTGTAATCAACCATGACAGTAGCATAATACCATTCTTGAATGTCCCAATAGTAACCCCCTGATATACAGCTTTACCCTCAGGCCTCAGCTTTCCACCAGTACTCGGAACTTTACTCTCCTTTTAATACTACCCTGCCTGTCGTATCCAATGCCAATCTTACTATGCATCAACTTCACCGCCATATCAGCATTCCCTGTCTTTCTCAAGGCATTAATCAAGATAGTACGAACTTTTCCAGGAATTTCTCGACCTCTATCCACAATCCCATCAGCTAATTTGCAAGCCTGTTTTATACGACCTGCCTTGCACAGAACATTAATCATATCTTCAAAAGCTGTCTCAAGGATAACGCCCATTGGTGCCAGCTCATCCAATATCTTACACGCTCTTGCCACCTTCCCAGAAAGACAAAGCCCAGTTGAAAGCGCTCGAAAAGAAGCGGCATTTGGAGTTATACCCTTATCAATCATCATATGCCACAATTTCAATGCCTCTTCATTTTGATGCTCTTTAAACAAGCCACTGATCAATATTGTATATGTATAAACTGTTTGATCACAACCTTCATCTTCCATTCTCTTAAAAAGCACCAAAGATTCATCGATTTTCCCATTTTTGGCCAAGGCATCAATAAGCGCATTATAACAATAAGAGTCACGCGTACATCCCTTCTCGGCCATCTCCTCAAAGAGTTCTCTGGCCTCATCAACTCTCCCTGCCTTTCCTAGACCATCAATAAGACTTGAATAAAACATGGCGTTGATAGCTACATTGTTATTTTGACAGTACTCGAGCCACTGCATTGCCTCGTCCAACCTCCCACTCTTGCATAAACCATTTACAATAACCCCAAATGTTACCTCATCTGGTTCAAATCCTTCATTCTTCATTCTGTCGAAAAGCCTCATCGCCTCATCCAAGTTTCCAAGTTTCATGTATGAATCAATCAAAGAAGTATAAATCGACAGATTAGGTTTAaaacccttcttgaccatattCTCGAAAACAGTGAACCCTTCCAAAACCTTCCCAATTTTACAAAGCCCTCCAATCACTAACGTATAAGCATGTGGTGGAATATCCAAGTCCTTTTCCTCCATTTCGTGATAAAGTCCCAAAGAAGCATCAAAATCTTCCTCCCCATAACACGCTTGCATCAGAGTCATGTACGTAATCTTGTCAGCTTCCACTTTCCTAACCTCCATATCTCTAAATTTCTCCATTGCCTTTTGAAGCTTCCCTGACCTACAATACCCTTTAATCATAGTATTATACGTAACAATATCCGGGTTAACTTTCCCGCTTTCCATAACCTCAAAAACGCGTTCAGCCGATTCAATAAACATGGAATTCACCAATCCATTCATCAAAAAGTTATAGGTATACAAACTAGGCTCAATACCACTTTCTTTCATTCGACGCCACACAAATAACAATTCTTCAACCATCCCAAGTTCTCCGAAACTCCTAATCAATGAATTAACCGACCCCACATTCATCAACAAACCACTACCTTTAAGCTTAAATTCACTAAACACATGCTTAATTCTATCCAATTCGCGTGAAGCAGATAAAATCTGAATTAAAAACACATAGCATTCAACATTATGAGCATACCCTTTTTGCTTACCAGCCCAATAAAAGAAACGAAACGCGATATCAGGCTTACCAGCAAGGTCAGCTGACTTCAACACATATGCAACAAAACTGGGAGACAATTTGATCAAAAATTTGCAACAATAAGCATCTAAATTCTGCTCCATTGAGTGTGAATTGTCTAAAAGATTCAAAATTTGTGGGACCCATGGTGATATTTTGAGATCTTTAGGGTCTGTAACTAAATCAGAAAGATCAACGAATGGATTTACCCATTCTGGAGGTGGGATGTTAAGAGTAGAAAATACCCTTTTgggttttgaagtgaaatttaagTAAAGATTGGATCTTTTTGATTTGGGTACCTGGGAAAGTGGAAAATTTGAATAAAATGGGTCTGAATAACATCGACTTATTTGGAACTGAGACGAATTTGATTGAGGGATTGGtagtttgaagaagaaaaaatggtTTGTGCCATTGGGTGGGGTATTGTTGTTGGATTTGGAAGCAGAAATGGAACAAAGGGGTTTCAGAGTTTTTCTCATCTGGGGTTTTAGTGGTGCAGCTTTTAACAATTTTCGAGGAGGTTCAGTTCAAATGTGTCTTTAGGTTTTTGGCTCTTTTAATGATGCAAAACTTCTGTTTAAAAATTTAAATCTTGACATGGTTAACTGTTTAAGTTATAATAAAAATCTTGCAAAACTCTGATATCAAAATGGTTCTATGGTCTAGCGGTTAGGACATTGGACTCTGAATCCAGTAACCCGAGTTCAATTCTCGGTAGAACCTCTTtcgtattttctttttttttccttcagaaTATTCTATTTGCACTTTGGAAATAAATGTACATAAATATTTCCTCTATCTCACTCTATGTGATACAGTTGTTATTGGAAGagttattttttaatatattgaattgttaattattatgacttataatacttttatgtagtttttaaatcgcaaattttgttttaaaaaattaaaaagtatatGTTCAAATTCATACTAAAAACAAGAAAGATTAATATCTCATATTCAGAATCGTAGAGTCATATAAAATGGGACGAACGAAATattacttgtttttaaaatgttaTCCTCGTTTTTTATCTCACTCTATGTTATACGGTTATCATTCGAATAGTTAATGAGCTTTTCTAGTGTGATTTTTTAGTATGCTTTTTTAATATACTAAGTTATTAATTACTATGACTTATaatatttttatgtaatttttgaaTGTATATTCATACTAAAACTAGATAGATTAATACCTCGTATTCAAAATCGTGGAGTCATACAAAATGGGACGAAAAGGGTGATTAGTGGATGTAACCCAAGTCCATCGGACGAGACTTTTTAGAGTGAGAAATTCTCACATCTTACTACACTCAGAATGGAGAATTGTCACGATCTGGACTTCCCACTGTCGggatcgtgatagcgcctactctTGAGAGCTATGCAAACCAACAGACACATTCTAACGCATTAATTATTAACCCAGAcagtaataaataataattaaagctAAGCAGATATAAAGTGCGAAAGTTTCATAACAGCTCAAAGTTCTAAAACAAGACTACTtccaatgatctggtgtcacaatttcacgaaCATTTAAGAATTTGTACAAACACGGGTATAAAAGAAATACAGTTGTTCTCGAAACGAAAAGAGACAGGAAATCTAAAACAGaaggaaggggactccaaggtctgcgaacgTTGGCAgatctacctcgggtctcctgtgGACTGAAGGTAATAACATAAACTCTACTCACGAGGTCTGtcaccgaaatctgcacagaaagtgcagagtgcagtatcattacaaccgaccctatgtactggtaagtgcctagcctaacctcaacgaagtaatgacgaggctaggacacgacaaacaacataaacctgtacagttaacAATATACTAATAGAGTAACAATAATAGAAGCTAAATAGAAATTAACGGGAAGGGACAACATGCTATGGGGGTACCAGAATCAGGAATCACATTAGGAACGGAAATTAAACAATTAGTgcacttgaaccgataacagTAGATAATCACAGCAAAtagaaaatgcacggcatcaccctttgtgcttttattctcaattctcaccatgcaatcaataatagaaatgtgtgcggcatcacccttcgtgctttatctctcttcctcaccatatgcataaatataaatgtaaatgtgcacgacatcacccttcgtgctttatcactcttcctcaccatatgcataactatgaatgtgcacggcatcacccttcgtgctttatcactcttcctcaccataagcaacaacagaaacaataacCACCCGGCAAGGGCATCACTAACAAATAACttcatttcatcatttaatttcacaacagaaatctcaacttgagccaatactcaaccaatatccaaaaCCAAGAAAACATAGTAAGACTTGTTTAATATGAGTAATAACTAGTTTCAACAAGAACAATATGTATAAAGGAATACAACGGTCATaagtataagactcactcgcatgcCATGACCCGACAACGACGTATAGATAtttgtcaccacacctatacgtcataTTAAATAgctaacaagtagcaaatagggcAACAATACCTAATCTCTCAAGTTAAGGTTagccacaatacttacctcgattccacggccatAATCAAACATCAATTACCGTTTTACCTCTCAATTCCACTTCCAATatgcttgtatctagtcataattaacttaataacatcagtAAATGGCAGAGAAATCAATTTCAATGTTTAATTCTAGGTTTTCCAACATTTTctccaaaaaagtcaaaaacccAACCCCGGGCCTACTTGGTCAAGACTTGAAGTTctgaccaaaacccgattacccattcacccccgaccGGATacataattgattttggaatccgacctcaatttgaggtataaatccccaaatttcaaaattcctaaattctacccaaaaacacccaattcccccatgaaaatccctcgattttgagaagaaatcttgtaaaaagatgaaatagattgaaggaaatgagttagaaattatttacctatgatttgagGAAGAAATCTCCTTTAGAAAATCGCCAATGGGAGCTtagagtttgaaaatttgagaaatgaagtgaaaatcccGTCAAAACTTGTTTTTGAAAAGTTGCAGGTATCGCATTTTGCGATCacaggctcgcaaatgcgaagcttggccTGACCTGCCGCCTTCACAAATGTGAACAGATGTTCGCAATTGTGGCCACTGTtcaagtcgcatttgcgacgatgAACTTCGCAAATGCGCTGATTCTTCGCAATTGAGGTGCTCGCATTTGCAAGAAATGCGAAGTCTGCAGACCTGCAATACCAGAAAATTTTCCTTAAGATTCAACACACTCtgtgacctatccaaaactcacccgagccctcggggctccaaaccaaacatgcacacaagtctaaaaacatcatacgaacttgttcgtgCGATCAAACCGCCAagataacatcttaaacaacgaatttaacaccaaaactcatgaaattttcaagatagttcaaacttcttattttctcaaccaaaggtctgaatcacgtcaaattactttcgtttctcaccaaattttacatatAAGGTTTAAATATTATAACAGACTTGTACcaggcttcggaaccaaaatacgggcccgataccatcaagttccaACACTATTCAATTTCCATAaactattatatttttcaattaataattttcttcaaaaattcatttctcgggctagggacctcgaaattcgatttcaggcaaatgcccaagtcccatattttacaatggaccctccaggaccgtcgaaACATGGGTCCGGATCTGTTTACctaaaacattgaccgaagtcaacaaaaatcatcttttaagccaaaattcattatttcttaaaaaaattcaCATAAGGGCTTTCCGTAGatatgcccggactgtgcacgcaaatcgagaataataaaaataaggtttttaagGACTCGAAATACGGATCTGACTTCTAAAATAAGAGATGATCTTTTGAGTCAtcgcattctccacctctaaaacaaccgttcgtcctcgaacggacatagaaaagtacctgagtcggtgaaaaaatggggatatcggctctgcatatcggactcgaactcccatgtagctgcctcaacaggctgacttCTCCACTACACACGaaccgaaggataactcttcgatctcaactgtcgaacctaccggtctagaatagctaccggctcatcctcgtaggtcaagtccttgtccaacgggatagtgctgaagtctaacacgtgggatggatcgtcgtgatacttccgaagcatggacacatgaaacactggatgcactgcTGATAAACCTAGTGGCAACGCAAGCTCGTAAGTCACATTCCCCACTTTccgaagaatctcaaaaggcccaatgagcctagggcttaacttgcccttcttctcaaatctcatcacgcccttcatgggcgacacccgaagcaatactcgctctccaaccatgaatgccacatcacgaaccttacggtcgggataactcttttgcctggactgagctatacgaagtctatcctgaataatcttaaccttatccaatgCGTCCTACACTAAATCTGtccccaacaactgagcctctcccggctcaaaccatccaaccagcgaccgacactgtctaccatataatgcctcatagagaGTCATCTAGATGCTCgattgataattgttgttgtaggcaaactccgctaatggcaaaaactgatcccacgaacctccaaagtcaataacacatgctctgagcatatcctccaaaatctgaatagtacgttgTCGCACCTCCTAtttgccgcgcccgcggggcgcgtggggagttttctccaattgaaggacagtcgaaacgggatttgtttatttgttttagagtcgccacctgggaattttaaggcgtcccaagtcaccaattataatccctgaatcgaggagaatatgactctgtttattattctgcgaaccagaaatcctgagtaaggaattctgttaattcggaagaaggtgttaggcatttccgaattccgtggttctagcacagtcgcttaactgtttttattattggcttaattatcttgatttttattaaatactttgttacatgatttttctaccgcttttacttattgtggttaagaacccttctttgaatcgaattacgcgtacgtatattcgtgttataaattaaaaaaatgcggaattgtgtcacgcgtacgtgtacacaataactttttgataatatatttattgagcagtcatttttcgaaattgtgtcaaTTAAGAATAGTTGCTTTtctgaatagtgaaccgtacatctcggttttttatgaaattgatttaacgcctttgaaaaaatccttttattaaatattcgttcgaaattgcgcgtacgcataatccgaattttttgcttttaaaaatataatcagggtacgcgaacgtatccctaatcgcgcgacatatttgtaatgatattatggaatttcCACAAAAATATTTGTTATATCACGAGAAATCTCGTTTTAAGATACTCTTTAATTTTTTGGAAAAgaatccacaatttattaaatgttgaccattgattataatttccgaatataaattatattcattctaattattcaaattcaaaggacagaataaaaatatgattaatactatcattaaaacaaatatgacaatctttaaaacaaatatgacattatatatatatatatgccaaggaataaattacatatgaaactaaaaatgaatgattcataaaggaaggaaatattttccaagaattttcattattacttgatgcaaattctattttttctAATTACCACTGATTTAAAGTGCTGCCATTTGTGTATATACAACTCAACTTATTCTCCTATactcgttttaatcttaatagatGAAATTAATTTACTTAGTTATGCTTATGATTGAGTtaggatagatatagatataatcaaaccaatttgattctcaatctatgtgaattattactaactattaattttcacattgtataagttcctaaACCCTTTATTActaagaaagagaacaagtcttgttgacttaataaaatgatattgcatacaatattacttaCTATATTTGACATTTTTTGAACATACGGATTATACTAACACATCTTTCAACTACAA includes the following:
- the LOC107780601 gene encoding pentatricopeptide repeat-containing protein At1g03560, mitochondrial-like, with the translated sequence MRKTLKPLCSISASKSNNNTPPNGTNHFFFFKLPIPQSNSSQFQISRCYSDPFYSNFPLSQVPKSKRSNLYLNFTSKPKRVFSTLNIPPPEWVNPFVDLSDLVTDPKDLKISPWVPQILNLLDNSHSMEQNLDAYCCKFLIKLSPSFVAYVLKSADLAGKPDIAFRFFYWAGKQKGYAHNVECYVFLIQILSASRELDRIKHVFSEFKLKGSGLLMNVGSVNSLIRSFGELGMVEELLFVWRRMKESGIEPSLYTYNFLMNGLVNSMFIESAERVFEVMESGKVNPDIVTYNTMIKGYCRSGKLQKAMEKFRDMEVRKVEADKITYMTLMQACYGEEDFDASLGLYHEMEEKDLDIPPHAYTLVIGGLCKIGKVLEGFTVFENMVKKGFKPNLSIYTSLIDSYMKLGNLDEAMRLFDRMKNEGFEPDEVTFGVIVNGLCKSGRLDEAMQWLEYCQNNNVAINAMFYSSLIDGLGKAGRVDEARELFEEMAEKGCTRDSYCYNALIDALAKNGKIDESLVLFKRMEDEGCDQTVYTYTILISGLFKEHQNEEALKLWHMMIDKGITPNAASFRALSTGLCLSGKVARACKILDELAPMGVILETAFEDMINVLCKAGRIKQACKLADGIVDRGREIPGKVRTILINALRKTGNADMAVKLMHSKIGIGYDRQGSIKRRVKFRVLVES